The Xenopus tropicalis strain Nigerian chromosome 7, UCB_Xtro_10.0, whole genome shotgun sequence genome includes a region encoding these proteins:
- the LOC116412126 gene encoding uncharacterized protein LOC116412126, whose amino-acid sequence MRVDLDSYFASSAEYSTEYPEAFELEMKPYTPISFKKCCEKIKMRVDWDSYFAPWAEYSTEYPEAFEREEEQRELFKPLTPDYCLTQTEDEDDEREPLGCSSDIPPIGSQDSDEVGPYDSLIKWFKIEVEDALNRIFDADPPTMQMEIEDIELEPLGCSSDIPPIGSQDSDEVGPYDSLIKWFKIEVEDALNRIFAPAVRTHCWMEDEDSTSQDSGSSFASTADSSLVQEVPVPFILDDSDRESIDQEEVPVPFILDDSDRESIDQEEVPVPFILDDSDRESIDQEEVPVPFILDDSDKESIDQEEVLRPIPPGNVCQSVCLYSNGILL is encoded by the exons ATGCGTGTG GATTTGGATAGCTACTTTGCATCTTCGGCTGAGTATTCTACGGAATATCCTGAAGCCTTTGAGCTCGAAATGAAGCCGTACACTCCAA TTTCTTTTAAGAAATGCTGTGAGAAGATCAAGATGCGTGTG GATTGGGACAGCTACTTTGCACCTTGGGCTGAGTATTCTACGGAATATCCTGAAGCCTTTGAGCGTGAAGAGGAGCAGCGAGAGCTATTTAAGCCGCTCACTCCAG ATTACTGTTTGACACAAACCGAAGATGAAGATGATGAACGGGAGCCACTG GGCTGTAGCAGCGACATCCCACCTATTGGCTCCCAGGACAGCGATGAAGTCGGACCCTATGACAGTCTGATTAAGTGGTTTAAAATAGAGGTGGAGGATGCGCTAAATAGAATATTTGATGCAG atcctCCTACGATGCAAATGGAAATTGAAGATATTGAATTGGAGCCACTG GGCTGTAGCAGCGACATCCCACCTATTGGCTCCCAGGACAGCGATGAAGTTGGACCCTATGACAGTCTGATAAAGTGGTTTAAAATAGAGGTGGAGGATGCTTTAAATAGAATATTTGCTCCAG CTGTCAGAACGCATTGCTGGATGGAAGATGAAGATTCTACCTCACAG GATTCTGGTAGCAGCTTTGCTTCTACCGCTGATAGTTCCTTGGTACAGGAGGTACCTGTACCCTTTATATTGGATGACAGTGATAGAGAATCGATCGACCAAGAGGAGGTACCTGTACCCTTTATATTGGATGACAGTGATAGAGAATCGATCGACCAAGAGGAGGTACCTGTACCCTTTATATTGGATGACAGTGATAGAGAATCGATCGACCAAGAGGAGGTACCTGTACCCTTTATACTGGATGACAGTGATAAAGAATCGATCGACCAAGAGGAGGTACTTAGGCCGATCCCTCCAGGTAATGTTTGCCAATCAGTATGTCTGTACAGTAATGGT atccttctaTGA